The genomic DNA GACGAAGCTGGGCTGCAGGAGGGAAGTGGCAGTCGACACCGATTGTGGCGATGACCGCCCATGCGATGCAGGGCGACAGGGATCGTTGCCTGATGGCGGGCATGGACGATTACATCGCCAGACCGATCAAGCCCGTGGAGCTGCATGGGGTGATAGACAGGGTGATGGGAGATCTGGACGATGCGCCTCAGGTGGGTGGCGGCCGGGTTGCGAGCTGTATCGATGTGGGGGCGGATTCCGCGATTGCCGATATTGGCGCGACCCGCGAGTTGCTTGATGGTGATGAGGCCGCCCTGCAGCAACTTATCAGTCTCTTCTTCAGCGATCTGGAGCGCAATCGAAAGGCGCTTGAGCTCGCCCAGCGCACTTCTGACTTCGCGACGATCCGTAGTCTGGCGCACTCCATTAAGGGGTCGGCTGGGGTGTTCAATGCCGCCGGTACCGTAGCCTCAGCCCAGCGGCTCGAGAATGCGGGCAAGGAGCAGGACGGTGCGGCGGTTC from Candidatus Hydrogenedentota bacterium includes the following:
- a CDS encoding response regulator, coding for MTAHAMQGDRDRCLMAGMDDYIARPIKPVELHGVIDRVMGDLDDAPQVGGGRVASCIDVGADSAIADIGATRELLDGDEAALQQLISLFFSDLERNRKALELAQRTSDFATIRSLAHSIKGSAGVFNAAGTVASAQRLENAGKEQDGAAV